A window of Panicum virgatum strain AP13 chromosome 8K, P.virgatum_v5, whole genome shotgun sequence contains these coding sequences:
- the LOC120643913 gene encoding putative F-box/LRR-repeat protein At5g02930 isoform X1: MSGRRSKKASSADGGDRISGLPDEVFHRVLSHLPAPEAARTSVLARRWRDLWKSNSRLSVAFPWTSMTVSRTERLARLISQHGLGRSRSHSLRRLRLSIARLLSVTGDRTALAVDRLNRMVNRLLLLRDPVPLDVCSFSFDSFPRVDGAEVDVWICHVLSWQVPVLIARLGTNVHTQLGNHSLASAHLKRLELSEVKLKGSFLDFSSCTALVYLRMHACIIGVEKIISESLICLKITHCNFDFGAVTIISVPSLLFLVLAYCEGQTPMLEVMPRLINASIKLGWFDEDRCGKDTNEDHCGEGTDEVHYGEGTNEDYHKLCRNCCGVCANCCGNDSNRDCVLLGGLSSVKCLRLDPSYQMERDQCNIVDNEFCNFIEKYVHLPYLSVVEVRYRKDGYKICHWELLKILEVSAENLKRFNIIRD; this comes from the exons AtgtcgggccgccggagcaagAAGGCGTCGAGTGCGGACGGCGGCGACCGGATCAGCGGCCTGCCGGACGAGGTCTTCCACCGCGTGCTGTCGCACCTGCCGGCGCCCGAGGCCGCGCGGACGAGCGTGCTAGCCAGGCGCTGGCGGGACCTCTGGAAGTCGAACAGCCGCCTGAGCGTCGCTTTTCCTTGGACGTCCATGACTGTCAGCAGGACCGAGAGACTCGCGAGGTTAATATCCCAGCACGGGCTCGGTCGCAGCCGCAGCCACAGTCTCCGCCGGCTTCGGTTGAGTATTGCACGCCTGCTGAGTGTCACTGGGGATAGGACTGCGCTGGCTGTTGACAGGCTGAACAGGATGGTGAATCGCCTGCTTCTGCTCCGAGACCCTGTGCCGCTCGATGTCTGCAGCTTCAGCTTTGACAGTTTTCCGCGTGTGGACGGTGCCGAAGTCGACGTCTGGATCTGCCACGTGCTGTCCTGGCAAGTTCCGGTGCTCATTGCCCGGCTTGGCACCAACGTTCACACGCAACTTGGGAACCATTCTCTTGCCTCAGCGCACCTGAAGAGGCTAGAGCTTAGTGAGGTGAAGTTGAAGGGGAGTTTTCTTGATTTCTCATCATGTACGGCGTTGGTGTATCTGAGGATGCATGCTTGCATTATTGGTGTTGAGAAGATCATCTCCGAATCACTCATATGCCTCAAAATCACACACTGCAACTTCGACTTTGGTGCCGTAACGATTATTTCTGTCCCAagtcttctttttcttgtctTAGCTTATTGTGAAGGTCAAACTCCTATGCTTGAAGTCATGCCACGGTTGATAAACGCATCGATCAAGCTTGGATGGTTTGATGAGGATCGGTGTGGTAAAGATACCAACGAGGATCACTGTGGTGAAGGTACTGATGAGGTTCATTATGGTGAAGGTACCAATGAGGATTATCATAAGCTTTGCAGGAACTGCTGCGGTGTATGTGCAAACTGTTGTGGTAATGACAGCAACCGTGACTGTGTGCTTCTAGGGGGTTTGTCAAGTGTTAAATGCTTAAGATTGGATCCTTCCTATCAAATG GAACGTGATCAGTGCAATATCGTGGACAATGAATTTTGCAATTTCATTGAAAAATACGTTCATCTGCCATATCTTAGTGTTGTTGAAGTTAGGTACAGAAAGGATGGTTACAAGATTTGCCATTGGGAACTTTTGAAAATCTTGGAAGTCTCTGCAGAAAATCTGAAGCGATTCAATATCATCAGAGATTG A
- the LOC120643913 gene encoding putative F-box/LRR-repeat protein At5g02930 isoform X2, with the protein MSGRRSKKASSADGGDRISGLPDEVFHRVLSHLPAPEAARTSVLARRWRDLWKSNSRLSVAFPWTSMTVSRTERLARLISQHGLGRSRSHSLRRLRLSIARLLSVTGDRTALAVDRLNRMVNRLLLLRDPVPLDVCSFSFDSFPRVDGAEVDVWICHVLSWQVPVLIARLGTNVHTQLGNHSLASAHLKRLELSEVKLKGSFLDFSSCTALVYLRMHACIIGVEKIISESLICLKITHCNFDFGAVTIISVPSLLFLVLAYCEGQTPMLEVMPRLINASIKLGWFDEDRCGKDTNEDHCGEGTDEVHYGEGTNEDYHKLCRNCCGVCANCCGNDSNRDCVLLGGLSSVKCLRLDPSYQMFTIKRDLQCCPKFFNLRTLVLDNWRLNIGLEALLCFLQHTPLLEKLIILGFACSGT; encoded by the exons AtgtcgggccgccggagcaagAAGGCGTCGAGTGCGGACGGCGGCGACCGGATCAGCGGCCTGCCGGACGAGGTCTTCCACCGCGTGCTGTCGCACCTGCCGGCGCCCGAGGCCGCGCGGACGAGCGTGCTAGCCAGGCGCTGGCGGGACCTCTGGAAGTCGAACAGCCGCCTGAGCGTCGCTTTTCCTTGGACGTCCATGACTGTCAGCAGGACCGAGAGACTCGCGAGGTTAATATCCCAGCACGGGCTCGGTCGCAGCCGCAGCCACAGTCTCCGCCGGCTTCGGTTGAGTATTGCACGCCTGCTGAGTGTCACTGGGGATAGGACTGCGCTGGCTGTTGACAGGCTGAACAGGATGGTGAATCGCCTGCTTCTGCTCCGAGACCCTGTGCCGCTCGATGTCTGCAGCTTCAGCTTTGACAGTTTTCCGCGTGTGGACGGTGCCGAAGTCGACGTCTGGATCTGCCACGTGCTGTCCTGGCAAGTTCCGGTGCTCATTGCCCGGCTTGGCACCAACGTTCACACGCAACTTGGGAACCATTCTCTTGCCTCAGCGCACCTGAAGAGGCTAGAGCTTAGTGAGGTGAAGTTGAAGGGGAGTTTTCTTGATTTCTCATCATGTACGGCGTTGGTGTATCTGAGGATGCATGCTTGCATTATTGGTGTTGAGAAGATCATCTCCGAATCACTCATATGCCTCAAAATCACACACTGCAACTTCGACTTTGGTGCCGTAACGATTATTTCTGTCCCAagtcttctttttcttgtctTAGCTTATTGTGAAGGTCAAACTCCTATGCTTGAAGTCATGCCACGGTTGATAAACGCATCGATCAAGCTTGGATGGTTTGATGAGGATCGGTGTGGTAAAGATACCAACGAGGATCACTGTGGTGAAGGTACTGATGAGGTTCATTATGGTGAAGGTACCAATGAGGATTATCATAAGCTTTGCAGGAACTGCTGCGGTGTATGTGCAAACTGTTGTGGTAATGACAGCAACCGTGACTGTGTGCTTCTAGGGGGTTTGTCAAGTGTTAAATGCTTAAGATTGGATCCTTCCTATCAAATG TTCACTATCAAAAG GGATTTGCAATGCTGCCCCAAGTTTTTCAATTTAAGGACTTTGGTACTTGATAACTGGCGTTTGAACATTGGCTTGGAAGCACTACTCTGTTTTCTTCAACACACACCACTCCTGGAGAAGCTTATTATTCTGGGGTTTGCTTGCTCAGGAACGTGA
- the LOC120643913 gene encoding putative F-box/LRR-repeat protein At5g02930 isoform X3 — translation MSGRRSKKASSADGGDRISGLPDEVFHRVLSHLPAPEAARTSVLARRWRDLWKSNSRLSVAFPWTSMTVSRTERLARLISQHGLGRSRSHSLRRLRLSIARLLSVTGDRTALAVDRLNRMVNRLLLLRDPVPLDVCSFSFDSFPRVDGAEVDVWICHVLSWQVPVLIARLGTNVHTQLGNHSLASAHLKRLELSEVKLKGSFLDFSSCTALVYLRMHACIIGVEKIISESLICLKITHCNFDFGAVTIISVPSLLFLVLAYCEGQTPMLEVMPRLINASIKLGWFDEDRCGKDTNEDHCGEGTDEVHYGEGTNEDYHKLCRNCCGVCANCCGNDSNRDCVLLGGLSSVKCLRLDPSYQMRTVGVLKSQGWWDCWQLSGEVCG, via the exons AtgtcgggccgccggagcaagAAGGCGTCGAGTGCGGACGGCGGCGACCGGATCAGCGGCCTGCCGGACGAGGTCTTCCACCGCGTGCTGTCGCACCTGCCGGCGCCCGAGGCCGCGCGGACGAGCGTGCTAGCCAGGCGCTGGCGGGACCTCTGGAAGTCGAACAGCCGCCTGAGCGTCGCTTTTCCTTGGACGTCCATGACTGTCAGCAGGACCGAGAGACTCGCGAGGTTAATATCCCAGCACGGGCTCGGTCGCAGCCGCAGCCACAGTCTCCGCCGGCTTCGGTTGAGTATTGCACGCCTGCTGAGTGTCACTGGGGATAGGACTGCGCTGGCTGTTGACAGGCTGAACAGGATGGTGAATCGCCTGCTTCTGCTCCGAGACCCTGTGCCGCTCGATGTCTGCAGCTTCAGCTTTGACAGTTTTCCGCGTGTGGACGGTGCCGAAGTCGACGTCTGGATCTGCCACGTGCTGTCCTGGCAAGTTCCGGTGCTCATTGCCCGGCTTGGCACCAACGTTCACACGCAACTTGGGAACCATTCTCTTGCCTCAGCGCACCTGAAGAGGCTAGAGCTTAGTGAGGTGAAGTTGAAGGGGAGTTTTCTTGATTTCTCATCATGTACGGCGTTGGTGTATCTGAGGATGCATGCTTGCATTATTGGTGTTGAGAAGATCATCTCCGAATCACTCATATGCCTCAAAATCACACACTGCAACTTCGACTTTGGTGCCGTAACGATTATTTCTGTCCCAagtcttctttttcttgtctTAGCTTATTGTGAAGGTCAAACTCCTATGCTTGAAGTCATGCCACGGTTGATAAACGCATCGATCAAGCTTGGATGGTTTGATGAGGATCGGTGTGGTAAAGATACCAACGAGGATCACTGTGGTGAAGGTACTGATGAGGTTCATTATGGTGAAGGTACCAATGAGGATTATCATAAGCTTTGCAGGAACTGCTGCGGTGTATGTGCAAACTGTTGTGGTAATGACAGCAACCGTGACTGTGTGCTTCTAGGGGGTTTGTCAAGTGTTAAATGCTTAAGATTGGATCCTTCCTATCAAATG AGAACCGTTGGAGTGTTGAAGTCTCAAGGATGGTGGGACTGCTGGCAACTATCCGGGGAGGTGTGTGGATGA